Within the Setaria viridis chromosome 3, Setaria_viridis_v4.0, whole genome shotgun sequence genome, the region TTTTCTAGAGGGAGGCTTAGAGTGGTTAATATTAGAGAAGCTGAACATTTCTTCTGTCACAGCTTAAAGCTGAATCTGTACCTGACTCTTGTAAAGCTGGTAACCCCAGCTAAACCTTTTGCTTTCATATAAAGGACCATAATGGTCTTTTATCTAAAAATGACAGGTTCGGAGAGTGCTGCTTTGCATTTATGCTTCTGAAACCTTTACCAATATGGAGCGTCTGATAAGAAGGATTTTGCTATAGAAGATCACAGTTGCCATAGTTAACATGCTACAAAGATCATATTAGCAAGTTTGGATACTACTAATAGATAGTCACACTTTCACATCTTATGGTCAACATTCTTCATTTTGTCCATATATATGATTATCCCTAGAGAACTCATATCTATAAGAACCAAGAAAAGCTAACACTGGTTCAAAAAAGTCTTCCCTGTGAGCTTTAGTGATAATTTCCTCTTCAAGATTAGTTCTGCACATATCAGCAAAAAGGAGCCAGTGATGTGCACACTGGACTCCATCATATAAAAAGAAAAGCACTAGTGGACTCGTCATTTCATGGCTAACGATGATGTGGCCGACGCCTCAGCTATCAGCGAGAGTGGTTGGCGAGCTTGGAGGCAGGCAACAATGTCGAAAGGGTGCAACTCAGCTCCATCAAATATCAGATTGACTCCTGGTAAGGCCACATCCTTTGTGTTCGCATCATCATGATCCAATCTCGCAGCAGGTGTTGATGGTTGCTCTTCAGAGACGGGTCTGGTGGCAGCCTCGTATACTGGAGTGAGTGCATATGACCTGTCAAGATCCAAAAGCATGAGAGCTGGTCAACAACAAAATTAGGATTACACGAATCTTAGTGAGAAAATACAACAATGCTTCACAGTGTTTTTCAGTCCGTAAGATGTTACCTGAGGATGCTACCATCAAAGCTTAGAACTTCAGTGAAGCATCTCTGTCGTCTTGCGGGTTTTGTTCTATCTTTTTCAGATGGGGAGCCGGAATGAGTCGGTGATGACGGGTCATGGAATGGACTCCATCTTCCACTAACAATATTCACTAGTTTGCGTGGAGAATTGTTCTTTGATCCTCCCCGTTGATTGAATAACCTTGCTGTTGGACCAGTAGCTTGATACTCGGTGCAAAGTTCTTTTAAACTCTTTCTCACATTCTGCATTGTCTCATAGTGTTCAGTGATATCATCTTTTTGAAGCATTTGTGACTCAGCAACCCTTTCGCAGATTTTTTCACATAACTTTGGACTGAACAAAGGGATGCCAAATTCTATGCTCAATGGTATCCATTCGTAACTTTCATTCACGAGAGTTTCACTTACCCTGTGTAGCCTTACTAAACGAAGGTAACCAACAGTGCTCAACTCAACTTTGTTGGACAGGTCTTCCAATAATAAAATCAAACTTGAGACTTGTTCTTTTGGCAAGTCAGTGCCTACTATTGTAGATGGAATTGACCCATCAGCATTTTTTAGCGGCAATGGCACATCGATGGTAATAATGTTTCCTGTTTCATCAAGATCATCTATGCTCAGTGGCTGCACTATCACAGCAGAATATTTTGTCATTGAGTTCAAGTAATGCAATAAAAGACTTCCTTTCACCAAGTTCCCTTCAAACTGTCCTCCTAGTCCACCCACCATAGATTGATCCCAAGACCATATGAGTGCCTTCTCGCAGCTGGCTAATGGTTCAGGTAACAACCTCAAACGTTGCCCCTTCATTAAAACGACAGATATTGGACCAGAACTCCCTGACGTATACAATGCTAATTTCATCCAAGGTGTCATTGAAGAGTACGAAGGTGGACCAAAATGTACCAGACCAGATGGGCAGGGTAGAACTGACGAAGATGGAAGAGGAACCATAGACACTATCATGTCGTAGTCCCTGGCAAGTAGACGTTCCAGTGTCGATGGGGCCAGGGAAGCTAAGCTTTCACATCGAAGAATATTGACTTGGTAGCTTCTTTTACTCTTTGAGGATGGGCTGTTGCCTGTTGAACCAACCAACTTTGAGGTATGGATGTTGTCAAAATCGTTCTTGAGTATGCTTTCCTTGCTTTCAGATACAATAGTTGAAGGTGATGATGCATTCCTATCTGCAGCATCAGAATCACCCATCTGTTGATCCTGTTGCAATAATTCATCATGTTGGCAACCATTAGAAGATTCTGAAATTTGAATTGAGCTTTCATTTTTATCAACCACATTATCAACAATatcattttctttgttttccatGGTAGAACGGGTATCTAAATCATCCTGCATGCAGCACTCCTGATTATTTACTTCACTAGTCTTA harbors:
- the LOC117848032 gene encoding uncharacterized protein → MQRQMAATVEEQMMVKAIREESPWEALPKRIQAVLVSKEEWHRRIVDYCIRKRLPWGSCFARKVCKEGEYYEDMVRYLRKNLALYPYHLADFMCRVMRISPFRYYCDILFEAMKNEQPYDSIPNFSAADALRITGVGRNEFIDIMNKCRSKKIMWKLNKSIAKELLPAEPADLAIEAWWGVRFVNFTLEEFKRLSEDETSAIDKICKEEVNSYVLFDPEVIRGLYRRGMVYFDVPVYPDDRFRVSRLEGFVSNKDQSYEDPIEELLYAVFVVSSENATVAELATTLQADLYQLQAAASFACRLGWAVKLLDTDSVLRDSSTSVLSSNILSEDDEGSRTSIASEKSGHELLSSDSDGHKKNSGTAFVGFIVDANVTSYLMMGSLSPGLKSHAVTLYEAGKLGASCIAELCNDLASLEGKRFEGVLQEFANHAFSLRCFLECLLSGGNSPNETSDKTSEVNNQECCMQDDLDTRSTMENKENDIVDNVVDKNESSIQISESSNGCQHDELLQQDQQMGDSDAADRNASSPSTIVSESKESILKNDFDNIHTSKLVGSTGNSPSSKSKRSYQVNILRCESLASLAPSTLERLLARDYDMIVSMVPLPSSSVLPCPSGLVHFGPPSYSSMTPWMKLALYTSGSSGPISVVLMKGQRLRLLPEPLASCEKALIWSWDQSMVGGLGGQFEGNLVKGSLLLHYLNSMTKYSAVIVQPLSIDDLDETGNIITIDVPLPLKNADGSIPSTIVGTDLPKEQVSSLILLLEDLSNKVELSTVGYLRLVRLHRVSETLVNESYEWIPLSIEFGIPLFSPKLCEKICERVAESQMLQKDDITEHYETMQNVRKSLKELCTEYQATGPTARLFNQRGGSKNNSPRKLVNIVSGRWSPFHDPSSPTHSGSPSEKDRTKPARRQRCFTEVLSFDGSILRSYALTPVYEAATRPVSEEQPSTPAARLDHDDANTKDVALPGVNLIFDGAELHPFDIVACLQARQPLSLIAEASATSSLAMK